The following coding sequences lie in one Apium graveolens cultivar Ventura chromosome 3, ASM990537v1, whole genome shotgun sequence genomic window:
- the LOC141712963 gene encoding ADP,ATP carrier protein ER-ANT1 isoform X2 translates to MTRIEFMIPSSSGIINNHFLLVFLKNGCSHTHPTCEKRERLVMKPQSERFSVDFMMGGMAAIVSKSAAAPIERVKLLLQNQGELLKRGQLNRPYTGIGDCFGRILREEGVLSFWRGHQANVLRYFPTQSFNFAFKGYFKSIFGCSKEKDGYLKWFAGNIASGSAAGATTSLFLYHLDYARTRLGMDSKWCPLYGQRQYKGLTDVYCQTWASDGIKGLYRGFGVSIVGITLYRGMYFGLYDTLKPVILVGNLQDNFFASFLLGWSITTVSGVCAYPFDTVRRRMMLTSGQPLKYRNPLHAFREIIRLEGYSALFRGVSANMLLGVAGAGVLAGYDQLARIVYRQGVLVKIKR, encoded by the exons ATGACAAGGATTGAATTTATGATTCCCAGTTCATCTGGGATCATTAATAATCATTTTCTATTAGTATTTCTCAAGAATGGATGCTCACACACCCAT CCTACTTGCGAAAAGAGGGAGAGGCTGGTAATGAAGCCGCAATCTGAAAGATTTTCGGTTGATTTTATGATGGGAGGGATGGCAGCTATAGTGTCAAAGAGCGCAGCAGCTCCGATTGAGAGAGTCAAACTTTTATTGCAAAATCAAGGAGAATTGTTAAAAAGGGGACAGCTCAACAGACCCTATACGGGTATCGGTGATTGCTTCGGAAGGATCTTGAGAGAAGAGGGTGTATTATCTTTCTGGAGAGGTCACCAGGCAAATGTCTTACGCTATTTTCCAACTCAG TCCTTCAACTTTGCTTTCAAAGGCTATTTCAAAAGCATATTCGGATGCTCCAAAGAGAAGGATGGGTACTTGAAGTGGTTTGCTGGAAATATTGCTTCAGGAAGTGCTGCTGGTGCCACCACTTCATTGTTTCTGTATCACCTTGATTATGCACGCACACGCTTGGGAATGGATTCAAAGTGGTGTCCACTTTATGGTCAGCGTCAATACAAAGGATTGACTGATGTTTATTGTCAAACATGGGCAAGTGATGGCATCAAGGGCCTATATCGAGGTTTCGGAGTATCAATAGTAGGAATCACTCTCTACAGAGGCATGTACTTTGGGCTCTATGACACCTTGAAACCTGTAATTTTAGTTGGAAATTTGCAA GATAATTTTTTTGCAAGTTTTTTACTAGGATGGAGCATAACAACAGTTTCTGGGGTCTGTGCATACCCCTTTGACACAGTTCGGCGCAGAATGATGTTAACCTCTGGTCAACCTCTAAAGTACCGTAATCCCTTACATGCATTTCGAGAAATCATCCGCCTTGAAGGTTACAGTGCACTCTTTCGTGGAGTGAGTGCAAACATGCTTCTTGGTGTTGCAGGGGCTGGAGTCCTTGCAGGTTATGATCAACTTGCACGTATAGTTTACAGACAAG GAGTTCTCGTGAAGATAAAGAGATAA
- the LOC141712963 gene encoding ADP,ATP carrier protein ER-ANT1 isoform X1, which yields MTRIEFMIPSSSGIINNHFLLVFLKNGCSHTHPTCEKRERLVMKPQSERFSVDFMMGGMAAIVSKSAAAPIERVKLLLQNQGELLKRGQLNRPYTGIGDCFGRILREEGVLSFWRGHQANVLRYFPTQSFNFAFKGYFKSIFGCSKEKDGYLKWFAGNIASGSAAGATTSLFLYHLDYARTRLGMDSKWCPLYGQRQYKGLTDVYCQTWASDGIKGLYRGFGVSIVGITLYRGMYFGLYDTLKPVILVGNLQDNFFASFLLGWSITTVSGVCAYPFDTVRRRMMLTSGQPLKYRNPLHAFREIIRLEGYSALFRGVSANMLLGVAGAGVLAGYDQLARIVYRQGERTKPQRV from the exons ATGACAAGGATTGAATTTATGATTCCCAGTTCATCTGGGATCATTAATAATCATTTTCTATTAGTATTTCTCAAGAATGGATGCTCACACACCCAT CCTACTTGCGAAAAGAGGGAGAGGCTGGTAATGAAGCCGCAATCTGAAAGATTTTCGGTTGATTTTATGATGGGAGGGATGGCAGCTATAGTGTCAAAGAGCGCAGCAGCTCCGATTGAGAGAGTCAAACTTTTATTGCAAAATCAAGGAGAATTGTTAAAAAGGGGACAGCTCAACAGACCCTATACGGGTATCGGTGATTGCTTCGGAAGGATCTTGAGAGAAGAGGGTGTATTATCTTTCTGGAGAGGTCACCAGGCAAATGTCTTACGCTATTTTCCAACTCAG TCCTTCAACTTTGCTTTCAAAGGCTATTTCAAAAGCATATTCGGATGCTCCAAAGAGAAGGATGGGTACTTGAAGTGGTTTGCTGGAAATATTGCTTCAGGAAGTGCTGCTGGTGCCACCACTTCATTGTTTCTGTATCACCTTGATTATGCACGCACACGCTTGGGAATGGATTCAAAGTGGTGTCCACTTTATGGTCAGCGTCAATACAAAGGATTGACTGATGTTTATTGTCAAACATGGGCAAGTGATGGCATCAAGGGCCTATATCGAGGTTTCGGAGTATCAATAGTAGGAATCACTCTCTACAGAGGCATGTACTTTGGGCTCTATGACACCTTGAAACCTGTAATTTTAGTTGGAAATTTGCAA GATAATTTTTTTGCAAGTTTTTTACTAGGATGGAGCATAACAACAGTTTCTGGGGTCTGTGCATACCCCTTTGACACAGTTCGGCGCAGAATGATGTTAACCTCTGGTCAACCTCTAAAGTACCGTAATCCCTTACATGCATTTCGAGAAATCATCCGCCTTGAAGGTTACAGTGCACTCTTTCGTGGAGTGAGTGCAAACATGCTTCTTGGTGTTGCAGGGGCTGGAGTCCTTGCAGGTTATGATCAACTTGCACGTATAGTTTACAGACAAGGTGAGCGTACTAAGCCACAAAGAGTCTAA
- the LOC141712963 gene encoding ADP,ATP carrier protein ER-ANT1 isoform X3 encodes MKPQSERFSVDFMMGGMAAIVSKSAAAPIERVKLLLQNQGELLKRGQLNRPYTGIGDCFGRILREEGVLSFWRGHQANVLRYFPTQSFNFAFKGYFKSIFGCSKEKDGYLKWFAGNIASGSAAGATTSLFLYHLDYARTRLGMDSKWCPLYGQRQYKGLTDVYCQTWASDGIKGLYRGFGVSIVGITLYRGMYFGLYDTLKPVILVGNLQDNFFASFLLGWSITTVSGVCAYPFDTVRRRMMLTSGQPLKYRNPLHAFREIIRLEGYSALFRGVSANMLLGVAGAGVLAGYDQLARIVYRQGERTKPQRV; translated from the exons ATGAAGCCGCAATCTGAAAGATTTTCGGTTGATTTTATGATGGGAGGGATGGCAGCTATAGTGTCAAAGAGCGCAGCAGCTCCGATTGAGAGAGTCAAACTTTTATTGCAAAATCAAGGAGAATTGTTAAAAAGGGGACAGCTCAACAGACCCTATACGGGTATCGGTGATTGCTTCGGAAGGATCTTGAGAGAAGAGGGTGTATTATCTTTCTGGAGAGGTCACCAGGCAAATGTCTTACGCTATTTTCCAACTCAG TCCTTCAACTTTGCTTTCAAAGGCTATTTCAAAAGCATATTCGGATGCTCCAAAGAGAAGGATGGGTACTTGAAGTGGTTTGCTGGAAATATTGCTTCAGGAAGTGCTGCTGGTGCCACCACTTCATTGTTTCTGTATCACCTTGATTATGCACGCACACGCTTGGGAATGGATTCAAAGTGGTGTCCACTTTATGGTCAGCGTCAATACAAAGGATTGACTGATGTTTATTGTCAAACATGGGCAAGTGATGGCATCAAGGGCCTATATCGAGGTTTCGGAGTATCAATAGTAGGAATCACTCTCTACAGAGGCATGTACTTTGGGCTCTATGACACCTTGAAACCTGTAATTTTAGTTGGAAATTTGCAA GATAATTTTTTTGCAAGTTTTTTACTAGGATGGAGCATAACAACAGTTTCTGGGGTCTGTGCATACCCCTTTGACACAGTTCGGCGCAGAATGATGTTAACCTCTGGTCAACCTCTAAAGTACCGTAATCCCTTACATGCATTTCGAGAAATCATCCGCCTTGAAGGTTACAGTGCACTCTTTCGTGGAGTGAGTGCAAACATGCTTCTTGGTGTTGCAGGGGCTGGAGTCCTTGCAGGTTATGATCAACTTGCACGTATAGTTTACAGACAAGGTGAGCGTACTAAGCCACAAAGAGTCTAA